TGCCGCCGAGGTACGCCTTCTGCACGTCGCCCGGAAGCCCCGCCGTCATGTCCGACTCGATGAAGCCGGGGGCGACGGCGTTGACCGTGATGCCGCGCCCGCCGTACTCCTTCGCCAACGCCTTGCTCAGGCCGATCAGCCCGGCCTTGCTGGCGACGTAGTTCGCCTGACCGGGGTTGCCCATCAGCCCGACGACCGAGGCAATGTTGATGATCCGGCCTGTGCGGGCGCGCATCATGTGCTTGATGGCGGCGCGGCTGGCGGCAAAGGCGCTCCCCAGGTTGGTGTCCAGCACGGCGTCCCAGTCCTCGTCCTTCATGCGGATGGCGAGGGTGTCACGGGTGATCCCGGCGTTGTTCACGAGCACGTCGAGGCGGCCCATCTCCCCGATGACGGTTTCCACGAGCGTTCCGGCATTCGCGGGCGTGGAGAGGTCGGCCCCGAAGACCTGGGCGGGCACGCCGAGCGCACGAATCTCCCCCGCGACCTTCTCCGCCTCCACCTGATTGCGGCCATAGTGGACGGCCACGCCGAAGCCCGCCTGAGCGAGTGCGAGGGCCATCGCGCGGCCCAGGCCACGGCTGGAGCCGGTGACGAGGGCGATCTTCTGGGGTTGAGCTTGGGTCATGGATTCTCTCGTTTCAGGTCGAAGCTCTGGGAGGTCGCGCTGGCAAAGCACCTCCA
Above is a genomic segment from Deinococcus sp. YIM 134068 containing:
- the fabG gene encoding 3-oxoacyl-[acyl-carrier-protein] reductase, with protein sequence MTQAQPQKIALVTGSSRGLGRAMALALAQAGFGVAVHYGRNQVEAEKVAGEIRALGVPAQVFGADLSTPANAGTLVETVIGEMGRLDVLVNNAGITRDTLAIRMKDEDWDAVLDTNLGSAFAASRAAIKHMMRARTGRIINIASVVGLMGNPGQANYVASKAGLIGLSKALAKEYGGRGITVNAVAPGFIESDMTAGLPGDVQKAYLGGIPLGRFGRPEEVAALVAFLASDAAAYITGQVIGVDGGLYPH